Genomic DNA from Deltaproteobacteria bacterium:
GAGGATTCAGTATCTCGTCAGTTTCACACTGTATCGATATCGGGCTGCATGATAGACACCCTTGGTGAATTCAACGGGTACGCCTTGCACGGAGTATGCGGTCCGGTTGATGACGAGTGTTGGAAACGGGGCCTTTGATCCCAGCAAGAGGATCTCTTCTCTCGTTGACATGGAAGCCTCGATAATCTGGTCCGCTTCCGAAAGCCGAATGCCGTTGGTTTCCAGGATGTCGTAAAGAGACCTGGAATAATCCTCTTCAAGGCTCAGTCCATAGCGGCCCGGGATATAGGAATAGAGAACGCCTAGAGGGCTTCCCTCCACGACCATCAATCTCTTCAGATGGAAAGCCTCCTCATCCGGAGATAGGCCCAGAATCTTAGCGATTCCAGGAGTGGGTTTGGTGTATCCTACGAAAATGACCTCTTTTTTCGCTTCCCTCCCCCTCATCTCTTCCGTAAAGCTTGTCAGGCGAGGGAGTTGTTCCTCGATCTTGCGTTTCCTGACAAAGGTCCCCTTACCCTTCTGTTTCTCCAGGAAGCCCTCGTTGGCAAGGAGCTCTATCGCCCGTCTGACGGTAATCCTGCTAATGCTGAACATCCTCTGGAAATCTTCTTCAGAAGGAATCAAGTGGCCCTCGTGCCATTCATCGCTCTCGATTTTTTCGAGAATAAACTCTTTGAGCTGGTAGTAGAGGGGTATAAGGCTCGTATGGTCGAGTTGTCTCGTCACAGCAGGT
This window encodes:
- a CDS encoding GntR family transcriptional regulator encodes the protein MTRQLDHTSLIPLYYQLKEFILEKIESDEWHEGHLIPSEEDFQRMFSISRITVRRAIELLANEGFLEKQKGKGTFVRKRKIEEQLPRLTSFTEEMRGREAKKEVIFVGYTKPTPGIAKILGLSPDEEAFHLKRLMVVEGSPLGVLYSYIPGRYGLSLEEDYSRSLYDILETNGIRLSEADQIIEASMSTREEILLLGSKAPFPTLVINRTAYSVQGVPVEFTKGVYHAARYRYSVKLTRY